From Daucus carota subsp. sativus chromosome 6, DH1 v3.0, whole genome shotgun sequence, the proteins below share one genomic window:
- the LOC108225025 gene encoding DExH-box ATP-dependent RNA helicase DExH17 isoform X3: MDSYGLKSVSDLPAPLRSTFNFRYFNSLQSECFSACFLSDVNMVISAPTGSGKTVLFELCILRLLSKFISTEGVFNHVKGTLKTKFDAVTRYRIKDGGLSFFSDIALVLIDEVHLLNDPRGAALEAIVSRLKMISCNPEMKSSVLAHVRFLSVSATIPNIEDVAEWLMVPVQGIKRFGEEMRPVKLTTKVFGYTPAKNDFLFEKRLQNYIFDLLMQYSRGKSALVFCSTRKGAQEAAQRLAQMAMTFGHSNPFIKNREQLERLREVSLSCTDKQMQSYILYGVGYHNGGLAAKDRNLIESLFLSGDIQVLCTTNTLAHGINLPAHTVIIKSTQHFNKEKGLYLEYDRSMVLQMCGRAGRPPFDDTGLVIIMTRRETVHLYENLLNGCETVESQLLSCITEHLTAEIVQLTVSDITRAIEWMKCSYLYVRMKKCPENYAIQKGMPTTRIEKHLQEICVQKVNELSQYHMIWTDEDGFLLKPLEPGKLMTKYYLKFDTMKHIMLAPSSCSIEDALHIVCRAEEIAWIQLRRNEKKILNDINTDKDGRLRFHILGDKGKKKKRIQTREEKIFVLANDCLTGDPLVHELSMSQDMNSVCSNGCRIAKCMKEYFFYKKNYKGAFNSTLLAKCLHQKLWDDSPYLLKQLPGIGMVTAKALLSMGVRSFETLSEADPRKIEIVTGRKYPFGNHIKESLSSLPAKVEMKMEETDCPRQGKSKLVITLTRLLQSLQFTKRHYADMVVGVEEDNLIIFHEKIRLDDFPSPYSATILLSSPPQQGKLTVKADLIFEDFLGIDLHQKVILMKESGSNVVHKHGMKHISSIAHTKDMCVIKDDNKGRLPPPAEQKKASIADIDYVPSFNLLDEEFEESKMPSFKLVDEDIDEDKICGSTAMLVEDDDCKIITERTVFDHIRKKAKSLPILAASNVDPQCSPSLETLTLIRKRNRERQLELDSAIEVLDDMDESNFHWNSVSPAEPRKAEQSRQVDKDLISKCNINTADATSSADLLDPAPEESTSKALAGERIFEHIRKKATNFPVLETPFRIPSPESCLAKKELQCQGSDMKQYYSTVLPKRQRCFSQTMGEIREAESCLGFKSVFSFL, translated from the exons ATGGACTCTTATGGACTCAAGTCAGTCTCAGATTTACCTGCTCCTTTACGGTCAACTTTCAATTTCAG aTACTTTAATTCTCTCCAGAGTGAATGCTTTTCTGCTTGTTTTCTTTCCGATGTGAACATGGTTATATCAGCACCAACTGGAAGTGGAAAAACAGTGCTGTTTGAACTATGCATCTTAAGACTTCTTTCAAAGTTCATCTCTACAGAGGGAGTCTTTAATCATGTAAAGGGGACTCTGAAAACA AAGTTTGATGCTGTGACTCGGTATCGCATAAAAGATGGTGGTCTCAGTTTCTTTAGTGACATAGCACTGGTACTTATTGATGAAGTTCATCTACTGAATGATCCCCGTGGAGCAGCTCTAGAGGCAATTGTCAGCAGATTAAAAATGATCTCTTGTAATCCTGAGATGAAATCTAGTGTGTTAGCGCATGTCCGTTTTCTTTCTGTTTCTGCCACTATTCCAAATATTGAGGACGTTG CTGAATGGCTAATGGTTCCAGTCCAGGGGATCAAAAG GTTTGGAGAAGAAATGAGACCTGTGAAACTGACGACCAAAGTTTTTG GCTATACCCCGGCGAAGAATGACTTCTTATTTGAAAAG CGCCTTCAGAACTATATATTCG ATCTACTCATGCAATATTCCAGAGGGAAATCCGCACTAGTGTTTTGTTCCACTAGAAAAGGAGCACAAGAAGCAGCACAACGGCTAGCTCAGATGGCAATGACTTTTGGTCATTCTAATCCATTCATCAAAAACAGGGAACAACTGGAAAGGTTAAGGGAAGTTTCACTATCCTGCACTGACAAACAGATGCAGTCATATATCCTATATGGTG TCGGCTATCACAATGGAGGACTTGCAGCGAAGGATCGTAACCTTATCGAAAGTCTGTTTCTTAGTGGGGATATTCAAGTTTTGTGCACTACAAATACTCTTGCCCATGGAATCAATCTTCCAGCTCATACAGTGATAATTAAATCTACACAACACTT CAACAAGGAGAAAGGCCTCTACTTGGAATATGATCGATCAATGGTACTTCAG ATGTGTGGGAGGGCAGGTCGTCCACCATTCGATGATACAGGACTGGTCATTATTATGACAAGAAGAGAAACG gtACACTTGTATGAGAACCTATTGAATGGATGTGAAACTGTAGAATCTCA ATTGCTTTCGTGCATTACGGAACATCTTACAGCAGAGATAGTTCAGCTGACAGTATCAGATATAACAAGAGCAATAGAATGGATGAAATGTTCATACTTATATGTAAGGATGAAAAAG TGTCCTGAAAACTATGCAATACAAAAAGGGATGCCTACTACCCGTATTGAGAAGCATCTACAAG AGATCTGTGTTCAGAAAGTTAACGAGTTGTCACAGTATCATATGATTTGGACTGATGAAGACGGTTTCCTCTTAAAACCCCTTG AGCCAGGAAAACTGATGACCAAGTATTATCTGAAATTTGACACAATGAAACATATTATGCTGGCTCCTTCAAGCTGCAGCATCGAAGATGCACTTCATATTGTGTGCCGGGCAGAGGAAATTGCAT GGATCCAGCTCAGACGCAATGAAAAGAAGATCCTGAATGATATAAATACTGATAAAGATGGTCGACTTCGCTTTCACATCCTTGGTGATAAGGGGAAAAAGAAAAAACGTATCCAGACCAgagaagaaaaaatatttgttttagcaAATGACTGCTTGACTGGGGATCCTTTGGTCCACGAATTATCCATGAGTCAG GACATGAACTCGGTATGCTCCAATGGCTGTAGAATCGCAAAGTGCATGAAAGAGTATTTCTTTTACAAAAAGAACTACAAAGGAGCATTTAATTCAACCCTTCTAGCCAAATGTTTACATCAAAAACTTTGGGATGACAGTCCGTACTTGCTGAAACAGTTACCTGGCATTGGGATGGTGACTGCAAAG GCACTACTTTCAATGGGGGTTAGGTCATTTGAGACCCTTTCAGAAGCCGACCCGAGGAAAATAGAGATAGTCACTGGTCGCAAGTACCCGTTTGGTAACCATATTAAGGAATCATTGTCGTCACTACCTGCAAAAGTTGAGATGAAGATGGAGGAGACTGATTGCCCAAGGCAAGGAAAGTCCAAGCTAGTGATAACATTGACTAGACTATTGCAGTCACTACAGTTCACCAAGAGACATTATGCTGATATG GTTGTTGGTGTTGAAGAAGATAACTTGATCATCTTTCACGAGAAAATAAG ACTGGATGACTTCCCGAG CCCATATAGTGCAACAATTCTACTGTCAAGCCCTCCTCAGCAAGGAAAACTTACTGTCAAGGCAGATCTGATATTTGAGGACTTCC TTGGTATTGATCTTCATCAGAAGGTTATATTGATGAAAGAAAGTGGCTCCAATGTAGTACATAAACATGGAATGAAGCATATTTCATCAATTGCTCATACCAAGGATATGTGCGTCATTAAAGATGACAACAAGGGTAGACTCCCTCCTCCAGCAGAACAGAAAAAGGCATCTATAGCAGATATAGATTACGT TCCAAGCTTCAACCTTCTGGATGAAGAGTTCGAAGAAAGTAAGATGCCCAGTTTTAAGCTTGTTGATGAAGATATAGATGAAGATAAAATTTGTG GTTCAACTGCTATGTTGGTTGAAGACGATGACTGCAAAATCATAACTGAAAGAACTGTATTTGATCACATCCgaaagaaggccaaaagcttACCTATACTGGCCGCATCAAATGTTGACCCCCAGTGTTCTCCTTCATTAGAGACCTTGACACTTATCAGAAAGCGCAATCGTGAGAGACAGCTAGAACTTGATAGTGCCATAGAAGTATTGGACGACATGGATGAGAGTAATTTTCATTGGAATTCAGTTAGTCCTGCAGAACCAAGGAAAGCAGAACAAAGCAGACAGGTTGATAAAGATCTGATTTCAAAATGCAACATTAATACTGCTGATGCCACTAGCAGTGCAG ATTTGCTTGATCCTGCACCTGAAGAGAGCACATCCAAAGCTTTAGCTGGGGAAAGAATTTTTGAACACATACGGAAAAAAGCTACAAATTTTCCTGTTCTTGAGACGCCATTCAGAATCCCTTCTCCTGAGAGTTGCCTAGCAAAGAAGGAACTTCAATGCCAAGGAAGTGATATGAAGCAATATTACTCCACGGTTCTGCCGAAAAGGCAAAGGTGTTTTTCTCAAACAATGGGTGAAATCAGGGAGGCAGAGTCCTGCCTTGGGTTCAAGAGTGTGTTTTCGTTTCTTTAA
- the LOC108225025 gene encoding DExH-box ATP-dependent RNA helicase DExH17 isoform X1, translating to MDSYGLKSVSDLPAPLRSTFNFRYFNSLQSECFSACFLSDVNMVISAPTGSGKTVLFELCILRLLSKFISTEGVFNHVKGTLKTIYIAPSKALVQEKLRDWDRKLGSWGINCLELTGDNEFYNIKTIQEADIILTTPEKFDAVTRYRIKDGGLSFFSDIALVLIDEVHLLNDPRGAALEAIVSRLKMISCNPEMKSSVLAHVRFLSVSATIPNIEDVAEWLMVPVQGIKRFGEEMRPVKLTTKVFGYTPAKNDFLFEKRLQNYIFDLLMQYSRGKSALVFCSTRKGAQEAAQRLAQMAMTFGHSNPFIKNREQLERLREVSLSCTDKQMQSYILYGVGYHNGGLAAKDRNLIESLFLSGDIQVLCTTNTLAHGINLPAHTVIIKSTQHFNKEKGLYLEYDRSMVLQMCGRAGRPPFDDTGLVIIMTRRETVHLYENLLNGCETVESQLLSCITEHLTAEIVQLTVSDITRAIEWMKCSYLYVRMKKCPENYAIQKGMPTTRIEKHLQEICVQKVNELSQYHMIWTDEDGFLLKPLEPGKLMTKYYLKFDTMKHIMLAPSSCSIEDALHIVCRAEEIAWIQLRRNEKKILNDINTDKDGRLRFHILGDKGKKKKRIQTREEKIFVLANDCLTGDPLVHELSMSQDMNSVCSNGCRIAKCMKEYFFYKKNYKGAFNSTLLAKCLHQKLWDDSPYLLKQLPGIGMVTAKALLSMGVRSFETLSEADPRKIEIVTGRKYPFGNHIKESLSSLPAKVEMKMEETDCPRQGKSKLVITLTRLLQSLQFTKRHYADMVVGVEEDNLIIFHEKIRLDDFPSPYSATILLSSPPQQGKLTVKADLIFEDFLGIDLHQKVILMKESGSNVVHKHGMKHISSIAHTKDMCVIKDDNKGRLPPPAEQKKASIADIDYVPSFNLLDEEFEESKMPSFKLVDEDIDEDKICGSTAMLVEDDDCKIITERTVFDHIRKKAKSLPILAASNVDPQCSPSLETLTLIRKRNRERQLELDSAIEVLDDMDESNFHWNSVSPAEPRKAEQSRQVDKDLISKCNINTADATSSADLLDPAPEESTSKALAGERIFEHIRKKATNFPVLETPFRIPSPESCLAKKELQCQGSDMKQYYSTVLPKRQRCFSQTMGEIREAESCLGFKSVFSFL from the exons ATGGACTCTTATGGACTCAAGTCAGTCTCAGATTTACCTGCTCCTTTACGGTCAACTTTCAATTTCAG aTACTTTAATTCTCTCCAGAGTGAATGCTTTTCTGCTTGTTTTCTTTCCGATGTGAACATGGTTATATCAGCACCAACTGGAAGTGGAAAAACAGTGCTGTTTGAACTATGCATCTTAAGACTTCTTTCAAAGTTCATCTCTACAGAGGGAGTCTTTAATCATGTAAAGGGGACTCTGAAAACA atatatatagcCCCTTCAAAGGCTTTAGTTCAAGAGAAGCTTCGGGATTGGGATCGTAAGCTTGGTTCTTGGGGAATTAATTGCTTGGAACTGACAGGTGACAATGAGTTTTACAACATAAAAACTATACAAGAAGCTGACATAATACTGACCACTCCCGAG AAGTTTGATGCTGTGACTCGGTATCGCATAAAAGATGGTGGTCTCAGTTTCTTTAGTGACATAGCACTGGTACTTATTGATGAAGTTCATCTACTGAATGATCCCCGTGGAGCAGCTCTAGAGGCAATTGTCAGCAGATTAAAAATGATCTCTTGTAATCCTGAGATGAAATCTAGTGTGTTAGCGCATGTCCGTTTTCTTTCTGTTTCTGCCACTATTCCAAATATTGAGGACGTTG CTGAATGGCTAATGGTTCCAGTCCAGGGGATCAAAAG GTTTGGAGAAGAAATGAGACCTGTGAAACTGACGACCAAAGTTTTTG GCTATACCCCGGCGAAGAATGACTTCTTATTTGAAAAG CGCCTTCAGAACTATATATTCG ATCTACTCATGCAATATTCCAGAGGGAAATCCGCACTAGTGTTTTGTTCCACTAGAAAAGGAGCACAAGAAGCAGCACAACGGCTAGCTCAGATGGCAATGACTTTTGGTCATTCTAATCCATTCATCAAAAACAGGGAACAACTGGAAAGGTTAAGGGAAGTTTCACTATCCTGCACTGACAAACAGATGCAGTCATATATCCTATATGGTG TCGGCTATCACAATGGAGGACTTGCAGCGAAGGATCGTAACCTTATCGAAAGTCTGTTTCTTAGTGGGGATATTCAAGTTTTGTGCACTACAAATACTCTTGCCCATGGAATCAATCTTCCAGCTCATACAGTGATAATTAAATCTACACAACACTT CAACAAGGAGAAAGGCCTCTACTTGGAATATGATCGATCAATGGTACTTCAG ATGTGTGGGAGGGCAGGTCGTCCACCATTCGATGATACAGGACTGGTCATTATTATGACAAGAAGAGAAACG gtACACTTGTATGAGAACCTATTGAATGGATGTGAAACTGTAGAATCTCA ATTGCTTTCGTGCATTACGGAACATCTTACAGCAGAGATAGTTCAGCTGACAGTATCAGATATAACAAGAGCAATAGAATGGATGAAATGTTCATACTTATATGTAAGGATGAAAAAG TGTCCTGAAAACTATGCAATACAAAAAGGGATGCCTACTACCCGTATTGAGAAGCATCTACAAG AGATCTGTGTTCAGAAAGTTAACGAGTTGTCACAGTATCATATGATTTGGACTGATGAAGACGGTTTCCTCTTAAAACCCCTTG AGCCAGGAAAACTGATGACCAAGTATTATCTGAAATTTGACACAATGAAACATATTATGCTGGCTCCTTCAAGCTGCAGCATCGAAGATGCACTTCATATTGTGTGCCGGGCAGAGGAAATTGCAT GGATCCAGCTCAGACGCAATGAAAAGAAGATCCTGAATGATATAAATACTGATAAAGATGGTCGACTTCGCTTTCACATCCTTGGTGATAAGGGGAAAAAGAAAAAACGTATCCAGACCAgagaagaaaaaatatttgttttagcaAATGACTGCTTGACTGGGGATCCTTTGGTCCACGAATTATCCATGAGTCAG GACATGAACTCGGTATGCTCCAATGGCTGTAGAATCGCAAAGTGCATGAAAGAGTATTTCTTTTACAAAAAGAACTACAAAGGAGCATTTAATTCAACCCTTCTAGCCAAATGTTTACATCAAAAACTTTGGGATGACAGTCCGTACTTGCTGAAACAGTTACCTGGCATTGGGATGGTGACTGCAAAG GCACTACTTTCAATGGGGGTTAGGTCATTTGAGACCCTTTCAGAAGCCGACCCGAGGAAAATAGAGATAGTCACTGGTCGCAAGTACCCGTTTGGTAACCATATTAAGGAATCATTGTCGTCACTACCTGCAAAAGTTGAGATGAAGATGGAGGAGACTGATTGCCCAAGGCAAGGAAAGTCCAAGCTAGTGATAACATTGACTAGACTATTGCAGTCACTACAGTTCACCAAGAGACATTATGCTGATATG GTTGTTGGTGTTGAAGAAGATAACTTGATCATCTTTCACGAGAAAATAAG ACTGGATGACTTCCCGAG CCCATATAGTGCAACAATTCTACTGTCAAGCCCTCCTCAGCAAGGAAAACTTACTGTCAAGGCAGATCTGATATTTGAGGACTTCC TTGGTATTGATCTTCATCAGAAGGTTATATTGATGAAAGAAAGTGGCTCCAATGTAGTACATAAACATGGAATGAAGCATATTTCATCAATTGCTCATACCAAGGATATGTGCGTCATTAAAGATGACAACAAGGGTAGACTCCCTCCTCCAGCAGAACAGAAAAAGGCATCTATAGCAGATATAGATTACGT TCCAAGCTTCAACCTTCTGGATGAAGAGTTCGAAGAAAGTAAGATGCCCAGTTTTAAGCTTGTTGATGAAGATATAGATGAAGATAAAATTTGTG GTTCAACTGCTATGTTGGTTGAAGACGATGACTGCAAAATCATAACTGAAAGAACTGTATTTGATCACATCCgaaagaaggccaaaagcttACCTATACTGGCCGCATCAAATGTTGACCCCCAGTGTTCTCCTTCATTAGAGACCTTGACACTTATCAGAAAGCGCAATCGTGAGAGACAGCTAGAACTTGATAGTGCCATAGAAGTATTGGACGACATGGATGAGAGTAATTTTCATTGGAATTCAGTTAGTCCTGCAGAACCAAGGAAAGCAGAACAAAGCAGACAGGTTGATAAAGATCTGATTTCAAAATGCAACATTAATACTGCTGATGCCACTAGCAGTGCAG ATTTGCTTGATCCTGCACCTGAAGAGAGCACATCCAAAGCTTTAGCTGGGGAAAGAATTTTTGAACACATACGGAAAAAAGCTACAAATTTTCCTGTTCTTGAGACGCCATTCAGAATCCCTTCTCCTGAGAGTTGCCTAGCAAAGAAGGAACTTCAATGCCAAGGAAGTGATATGAAGCAATATTACTCCACGGTTCTGCCGAAAAGGCAAAGGTGTTTTTCTCAAACAATGGGTGAAATCAGGGAGGCAGAGTCCTGCCTTGGGTTCAAGAGTGTGTTTTCGTTTCTTTAA
- the LOC108225025 gene encoding DExH-box ATP-dependent RNA helicase DExH17 isoform X2: MDSYGLKSVSDLPAPLRSTFNFRYFNSLQSECFSACFLSDVNMVISAPTGSGKTVLFELCILRLLSKFISTEGVFNHVKGTLKTIYIAPSKALVQEKLRDWDRKLGSWGINCLELTGDNEFYNIKTIQEADIILTTPEKFDAVTRYRIKDGGLSFFSDIALVLIDEVHLLNDPRGAALEAIVSRLKMISCNPEMKSSVLAHVRFLSVSATIPNIEDVAEWLMVPVQGIKRFGEEMRPVKLTTKVFGYTPAKNDFLFEKRLQNYIFDLLMQYSRGKSALVFCSTRKGAQEAAQRLAQMAMTFGHSNPFIKNREQLERLREVSLSCTDKQMQSYILYGVGYHNGGLAAKDRNLIESLFLSGDIQVLCTTNTLAHGINLPAHTVIIKSTQHFNKEKGLYLEYDRSMVLQMCGRAGRPPFDDTGLVIIMTRRETVHLYENLLNGCETVESQLLSCITEHLTAEIVQLTVSDITRAIEWMKCSYLYVRMKKCPENYAIQKGMPTTRIEKHLQEICVQKVNELSQYHMIWTDEDGFLLKPLEPGKLMTKYYLKFDTMKHIMLAPSSCSIEDALHIVCRAEEIAWIQLRRNEKKILNDINTDKDGRLRFHILGDKGKKKKRIQTREEKIFVLANDCLTGDPLVHELSMSQDMNSVCSNGCRIAKCMKEYFFYKKNYKGAFNSTLLAKCLHQKLWDDSPYLLKQLPGIGMVTAKALLSMGVRSFETLSEADPRKIEIVTGRKYPFGNHIKESLSSLPAKVEMKMEETDCPRQGKSKLVITLTRLLQSLQFTKRHYADMVVGVEEDNLIIFHEKIRLDDFPSPYSATILLSSPPQQGKLTVKADLIFEDFLGIDLHQKVILMKESGSNVVHKHGMKHISSIAHTKDMCVIKDDNKGRLPPPAEQKKASIADIDYVPSFNLLDEEFEESKMPSFKLVDEDIDEDKICDDDCKIITERTVFDHIRKKAKSLPILAASNVDPQCSPSLETLTLIRKRNRERQLELDSAIEVLDDMDESNFHWNSVSPAEPRKAEQSRQVDKDLISKCNINTADATSSADLLDPAPEESTSKALAGERIFEHIRKKATNFPVLETPFRIPSPESCLAKKELQCQGSDMKQYYSTVLPKRQRCFSQTMGEIREAESCLGFKSVFSFL; this comes from the exons ATGGACTCTTATGGACTCAAGTCAGTCTCAGATTTACCTGCTCCTTTACGGTCAACTTTCAATTTCAG aTACTTTAATTCTCTCCAGAGTGAATGCTTTTCTGCTTGTTTTCTTTCCGATGTGAACATGGTTATATCAGCACCAACTGGAAGTGGAAAAACAGTGCTGTTTGAACTATGCATCTTAAGACTTCTTTCAAAGTTCATCTCTACAGAGGGAGTCTTTAATCATGTAAAGGGGACTCTGAAAACA atatatatagcCCCTTCAAAGGCTTTAGTTCAAGAGAAGCTTCGGGATTGGGATCGTAAGCTTGGTTCTTGGGGAATTAATTGCTTGGAACTGACAGGTGACAATGAGTTTTACAACATAAAAACTATACAAGAAGCTGACATAATACTGACCACTCCCGAG AAGTTTGATGCTGTGACTCGGTATCGCATAAAAGATGGTGGTCTCAGTTTCTTTAGTGACATAGCACTGGTACTTATTGATGAAGTTCATCTACTGAATGATCCCCGTGGAGCAGCTCTAGAGGCAATTGTCAGCAGATTAAAAATGATCTCTTGTAATCCTGAGATGAAATCTAGTGTGTTAGCGCATGTCCGTTTTCTTTCTGTTTCTGCCACTATTCCAAATATTGAGGACGTTG CTGAATGGCTAATGGTTCCAGTCCAGGGGATCAAAAG GTTTGGAGAAGAAATGAGACCTGTGAAACTGACGACCAAAGTTTTTG GCTATACCCCGGCGAAGAATGACTTCTTATTTGAAAAG CGCCTTCAGAACTATATATTCG ATCTACTCATGCAATATTCCAGAGGGAAATCCGCACTAGTGTTTTGTTCCACTAGAAAAGGAGCACAAGAAGCAGCACAACGGCTAGCTCAGATGGCAATGACTTTTGGTCATTCTAATCCATTCATCAAAAACAGGGAACAACTGGAAAGGTTAAGGGAAGTTTCACTATCCTGCACTGACAAACAGATGCAGTCATATATCCTATATGGTG TCGGCTATCACAATGGAGGACTTGCAGCGAAGGATCGTAACCTTATCGAAAGTCTGTTTCTTAGTGGGGATATTCAAGTTTTGTGCACTACAAATACTCTTGCCCATGGAATCAATCTTCCAGCTCATACAGTGATAATTAAATCTACACAACACTT CAACAAGGAGAAAGGCCTCTACTTGGAATATGATCGATCAATGGTACTTCAG ATGTGTGGGAGGGCAGGTCGTCCACCATTCGATGATACAGGACTGGTCATTATTATGACAAGAAGAGAAACG gtACACTTGTATGAGAACCTATTGAATGGATGTGAAACTGTAGAATCTCA ATTGCTTTCGTGCATTACGGAACATCTTACAGCAGAGATAGTTCAGCTGACAGTATCAGATATAACAAGAGCAATAGAATGGATGAAATGTTCATACTTATATGTAAGGATGAAAAAG TGTCCTGAAAACTATGCAATACAAAAAGGGATGCCTACTACCCGTATTGAGAAGCATCTACAAG AGATCTGTGTTCAGAAAGTTAACGAGTTGTCACAGTATCATATGATTTGGACTGATGAAGACGGTTTCCTCTTAAAACCCCTTG AGCCAGGAAAACTGATGACCAAGTATTATCTGAAATTTGACACAATGAAACATATTATGCTGGCTCCTTCAAGCTGCAGCATCGAAGATGCACTTCATATTGTGTGCCGGGCAGAGGAAATTGCAT GGATCCAGCTCAGACGCAATGAAAAGAAGATCCTGAATGATATAAATACTGATAAAGATGGTCGACTTCGCTTTCACATCCTTGGTGATAAGGGGAAAAAGAAAAAACGTATCCAGACCAgagaagaaaaaatatttgttttagcaAATGACTGCTTGACTGGGGATCCTTTGGTCCACGAATTATCCATGAGTCAG GACATGAACTCGGTATGCTCCAATGGCTGTAGAATCGCAAAGTGCATGAAAGAGTATTTCTTTTACAAAAAGAACTACAAAGGAGCATTTAATTCAACCCTTCTAGCCAAATGTTTACATCAAAAACTTTGGGATGACAGTCCGTACTTGCTGAAACAGTTACCTGGCATTGGGATGGTGACTGCAAAG GCACTACTTTCAATGGGGGTTAGGTCATTTGAGACCCTTTCAGAAGCCGACCCGAGGAAAATAGAGATAGTCACTGGTCGCAAGTACCCGTTTGGTAACCATATTAAGGAATCATTGTCGTCACTACCTGCAAAAGTTGAGATGAAGATGGAGGAGACTGATTGCCCAAGGCAAGGAAAGTCCAAGCTAGTGATAACATTGACTAGACTATTGCAGTCACTACAGTTCACCAAGAGACATTATGCTGATATG GTTGTTGGTGTTGAAGAAGATAACTTGATCATCTTTCACGAGAAAATAAG ACTGGATGACTTCCCGAG CCCATATAGTGCAACAATTCTACTGTCAAGCCCTCCTCAGCAAGGAAAACTTACTGTCAAGGCAGATCTGATATTTGAGGACTTCC TTGGTATTGATCTTCATCAGAAGGTTATATTGATGAAAGAAAGTGGCTCCAATGTAGTACATAAACATGGAATGAAGCATATTTCATCAATTGCTCATACCAAGGATATGTGCGTCATTAAAGATGACAACAAGGGTAGACTCCCTCCTCCAGCAGAACAGAAAAAGGCATCTATAGCAGATATAGATTACGT TCCAAGCTTCAACCTTCTGGATGAAGAGTTCGAAGAAAGTAAGATGCCCAGTTTTAAGCTTGTTGATGAAGATATAGATGAAGATAAAATTTGTG ACGATGACTGCAAAATCATAACTGAAAGAACTGTATTTGATCACATCCgaaagaaggccaaaagcttACCTATACTGGCCGCATCAAATGTTGACCCCCAGTGTTCTCCTTCATTAGAGACCTTGACACTTATCAGAAAGCGCAATCGTGAGAGACAGCTAGAACTTGATAGTGCCATAGAAGTATTGGACGACATGGATGAGAGTAATTTTCATTGGAATTCAGTTAGTCCTGCAGAACCAAGGAAAGCAGAACAAAGCAGACAGGTTGATAAAGATCTGATTTCAAAATGCAACATTAATACTGCTGATGCCACTAGCAGTGCAG ATTTGCTTGATCCTGCACCTGAAGAGAGCACATCCAAAGCTTTAGCTGGGGAAAGAATTTTTGAACACATACGGAAAAAAGCTACAAATTTTCCTGTTCTTGAGACGCCATTCAGAATCCCTTCTCCTGAGAGTTGCCTAGCAAAGAAGGAACTTCAATGCCAAGGAAGTGATATGAAGCAATATTACTCCACGGTTCTGCCGAAAAGGCAAAGGTGTTTTTCTCAAACAATGGGTGAAATCAGGGAGGCAGAGTCCTGCCTTGGGTTCAAGAGTGTGTTTTCGTTTCTTTAA